Proteins from a single region of Anaerolineae bacterium:
- a CDS encoding enoyl-ACP reductase, producing MGLMDGKNALIFGVANNKSLAWGITQALHDAGANIGLSYAIPQLEKRVFPLAESIGCTFVERADANNDDELDAVFARAKEHFGRLDVLVHAIAYATREDLSGQYIDTSREGFKIALETSAYSLVALAKRAAPLMTNGGSILTLTYYGAEKVMPRYNVMAVAKAALECSVRYLAYELGPQNIRVNAISAGPVKTLAASGIAGFRTMLKFSEEAAPLRRLITQEDVGNTALWLASDLGSAITGETIYVDAGYNILGLTMTEEQRAQFNLE from the coding sequence ATGGGTCTGATGGACGGCAAGAATGCACTCATTTTTGGCGTGGCGAACAACAAGTCGCTGGCCTGGGGCATCACCCAGGCTCTCCACGACGCCGGCGCGAATATCGGTCTGAGCTATGCCATCCCGCAGCTGGAAAAGCGCGTCTTCCCGCTGGCGGAATCGATCGGCTGCACGTTTGTGGAACGCGCCGATGCCAACAACGACGACGAGCTGGACGCCGTCTTCGCCAGAGCGAAGGAACACTTTGGCCGCCTTGACGTGCTGGTGCACGCCATCGCTTACGCCACCCGCGAGGACCTCAGCGGCCAGTACATCGATACCAGCCGGGAGGGCTTCAAGATCGCCCTGGAAACCAGCGCCTATAGCCTGGTGGCGCTGGCCAAACGCGCCGCCCCGCTGATGACCAACGGCGGCAGCATCCTCACCCTGACCTACTATGGCGCGGAAAAAGTCATGCCCCGCTACAACGTGATGGCAGTGGCCAAGGCTGCTCTGGAATGCTCCGTGCGTTACCTGGCCTACGAACTGGGGCCGCAGAACATCCGCGTCAACGCCATCAGCGCCGGGCCGGTCAAAACGCTGGCTGCCTCCGGCATTGCCGGGTTCCGTACCATGCTCAAGTTCAGCGAGGAAGCCGCGCCGCTGCGCCGCCTGATCACCCAGGAGGATGTGGGCAACACCGCCCTGTGGCTGGCTTCTGACCTGGGAAGCGCCATCACCGGCGAAACGATCTACGTCGACGCAGGCTACAACATCCTGGGCCTGACCATGACCGAGGAGCAGCGGGCGCAGTTCAACCTGGAATAG
- a CDS encoding DNA-3-methyladenine glycosylase yields MTILPRAFYDRPTLEVARDLLGCVLVRQLNGERLAGRIVEVEAYIGQDDGACHARFGRTGRNAVMFGPPGHAYIYFTYGMHWLLNVVTEGIGQPAAVLIRALEPLEGLARIAALRAGRPRQEWTSGPARLTRALAIDGTLNGVDLTTTGPLVIETGQTPPEAAIRTGPRVGIAYAPEPWRSRPWRFWLADSADVSKGR; encoded by the coding sequence ATGACAATCCTGCCGCGCGCCTTCTACGACCGCCCCACCCTGGAAGTCGCCCGCGACCTGCTGGGCTGCGTGCTTGTCCGCCAGCTTAATGGAGAGCGCCTAGCCGGGCGCATTGTCGAGGTAGAAGCTTATATCGGCCAGGATGATGGGGCCTGCCACGCCCGCTTCGGGCGGACAGGCCGCAACGCGGTGATGTTTGGGCCGCCCGGCCACGCCTATATCTACTTCACCTATGGCATGCACTGGTTGCTCAATGTCGTCACCGAAGGGATAGGCCAGCCCGCCGCTGTGCTCATCCGGGCGCTGGAGCCACTGGAAGGACTGGCGCGCATCGCCGCCCTGCGCGCCGGACGTCCACGTCAAGAGTGGACCTCCGGACCGGCCCGACTGACACGGGCGCTGGCCATCGATGGGACGCTCAACGGCGTCGATCTGACCACTACCGGGCCGCTGGTGATCGAGACCGGGCAAACCCCGCCGGAGGCAGCGATCCGTACAGGGCCGCGGGTGGGCATCGCTTATGCGCCGGAACCGTGGCGTTCCCGACCCTGGCGATTCTGGCTGGCGGACAGCGCCGACGTATCCAAAGGGCGCTGA
- a CDS encoding sulfite exporter TauE/SafE family protein: MPEHAVALLLLGLVAGVMSGLFGIGGGVIIVPALTIIMGYPLEEALGTSLAVLIWPVAIFAVIAYYRARLINIRAAVLIGLGLVIATLLGAQLAINLPRETLQRLYGLFLVYIGWRFAEPRKALAALAARLNGAPASDPGESRLPAQPEASSWLALLGIGLIAGIASGLFGIGGGVIIVPLLVGAMHFDQKRAVGTSLAALLPPVGIGGIITYYNAGYIHIPTALTVAAGLVFGALGGARIALGLPSATVKRLYGVFLLVISLRFIFQIV, translated from the coding sequence ATGCCTGAACACGCTGTAGCTTTGCTGTTGCTGGGTCTGGTCGCCGGCGTGATGTCCGGCCTGTTCGGGATCGGCGGCGGCGTGATCATCGTCCCGGCGCTGACCATCATCATGGGCTACCCGCTGGAAGAAGCGCTGGGTACCTCGCTGGCCGTGTTGATCTGGCCGGTTGCCATCTTCGCCGTGATCGCCTATTACCGCGCCCGCCTGATCAACATCCGGGCAGCTGTCCTGATCGGCCTGGGGCTGGTGATCGCCACTCTGCTGGGTGCTCAACTTGCCATCAATCTGCCCCGGGAGACCCTGCAGCGGTTGTACGGCCTGTTCCTGGTTTATATCGGCTGGCGCTTTGCCGAACCGCGCAAGGCCCTGGCCGCCCTGGCAGCGCGCCTGAATGGCGCGCCCGCCAGCGATCCCGGCGAATCCCGCCTGCCAGCGCAACCGGAAGCATCTTCCTGGCTGGCGTTGCTGGGCATCGGCCTGATCGCCGGGATCGCCTCCGGTCTGTTTGGGATCGGCGGCGGCGTGATCATCGTCCCGCTACTGGTCGGTGCCATGCACTTCGACCAGAAACGCGCCGTCGGCACGTCGTTGGCAGCCCTGTTGCCGCCGGTTGGCATCGGCGGGATCATTACCTACTACAATGCAGGCTACATCCACATACCCACTGCGCTCACGGTAGCCGCCGGGCTGGTCTTCGGAGCGCTGGGCGGGGCGCGCATCGCACTGGGCCTGCCTTCAGCGACTGTCAAACGTCTCTACGGAGTATTCCTGCTCGTCATTAGCCTGCGCTTCATTTTCCAGATCGTTTAG
- the xseA gene encoding exodeoxyribonuclease VII large subunit has protein sequence MLNRPDAYTISGLTAYIRHLFDADLRLQDVWVQGEISNFTAAQSGHWYFTLKDETATLKCVMWKGDTIRLRYRPRQGDGVLVHGHVTVYEAGGQYQLYADLLQPAGRGDLNARFEALKARLEAEGLFDPALKRPLPPFPRRIGVVTSPTAAAFQDVLNVLSRRFPLAEVVLSPTLVQGDEAPPQIVAALERINRQDVDVILLVRGGGSLEDLWAFNDERVAYAVRASRIPVVTGVGHEVDFTIADFAADYRAPTPSAAAEIITPDIEDLRYTIARYRERLLEAVQTDLAEHRRRLEGETRFLTTLTPLRRIESARQRIDDLTARGARACQQIVALQRERLDARRRALAAADPRAILARGYAIVERVEDGVRLRRAADATPGDRLAVHFAQGSLRAHVDAISEE, from the coding sequence TTGCTCAACCGACCGGACGCCTATACCATCTCCGGCCTGACCGCCTACATCCGCCACCTGTTTGATGCCGACCTGCGCCTGCAGGATGTGTGGGTGCAGGGCGAAATCAGCAACTTCACCGCGGCGCAATCCGGCCACTGGTATTTTACCCTCAAGGACGAAACCGCCACGCTCAAGTGCGTGATGTGGAAGGGCGACACCATCCGCCTGCGCTACCGGCCGCGCCAGGGCGACGGCGTGCTGGTGCATGGGCACGTCACCGTCTATGAAGCCGGCGGGCAATACCAGCTCTACGCCGACCTGTTGCAGCCCGCCGGGCGCGGCGACCTGAACGCCCGCTTCGAGGCCCTCAAGGCCCGGCTGGAGGCAGAAGGGTTGTTCGACCCGGCCCTCAAGCGTCCCCTGCCCCCCTTCCCCCGGCGCATTGGCGTGGTCACTTCGCCCACTGCCGCCGCCTTTCAGGATGTGCTCAACGTGCTCAGCCGCCGTTTTCCACTGGCCGAGGTCGTGCTCAGCCCAACACTCGTCCAGGGCGATGAAGCCCCGCCGCAAATCGTCGCCGCGCTGGAGCGCATCAACCGCCAGGACGTAGATGTGATCCTGTTGGTGCGTGGCGGCGGCAGCCTGGAAGATCTGTGGGCCTTCAACGATGAGCGTGTGGCCTATGCCGTGCGGGCCAGCCGCATCCCGGTCGTGACCGGTGTCGGCCACGAGGTCGACTTCACCATCGCCGATTTCGCGGCGGACTACCGCGCCCCAACGCCATCCGCAGCTGCCGAGATCATCACCCCCGACATCGAAGATTTGCGCTACACCATTGCCCGCTACCGCGAGCGTCTGTTAGAAGCGGTACAGACCGATCTGGCCGAGCACCGTCGACGGCTGGAAGGCGAGACGCGCTTCCTGACCACGCTTACCCCCCTGCGCCGTATCGAGAGCGCCCGCCAGCGCATCGATGACCTGACAGCGCGTGGCGCGCGCGCCTGCCAGCAGATCGTTGCCCTGCAGCGGGAACGGCTGGACGCCCGCCGCAGGGCGCTGGCCGCCGCCGATCCGCGCGCGATCCTGGCCCGCGGCTACGCCATTGTTGAGCGCGTTGAAGATGGCGTCCGGCTGCGCCGTGCCGCCGATGCCACCCCTGGTGACAGACTGGCCGTGCACTTCGCGCAGGGCAGCCTGCGCGCCCATGTCGATGCCA